Proteins encoded by one window of Enterococcus faecalis:
- a CDS encoding DUF4828 domain-containing protein, with the protein MKKHWTFLVGASLLTGLAGSILWKKNKQLPSPQELQHNYTGHWWFVDVKKATQHTLEITSSFNVFIDGKQTHALLVELTPKRLVILDKLGYHLIIQCENGVPATLYDEADDETYTLERAIYN; encoded by the coding sequence TTGAAAAAACATTGGACTTTCTTGGTTGGTGCATCTTTACTTACTGGATTAGCAGGCTCTATCCTCTGGAAAAAAAATAAACAGCTCCCTTCCCCACAGGAGCTTCAACACAACTATACTGGGCATTGGTGGTTTGTGGACGTGAAGAAAGCCACGCAACACACCTTAGAAATCACCTCATCTTTCAATGTTTTCATTGATGGCAAACAAACGCATGCCTTGCTTGTTGAATTAACCCCTAAACGCTTAGTTATCTTAGACAAGTTAGGTTACCATTTAATCATTCAATGTGAAAATGGTGTCCCTGCGACGCTTTACGATGAAGCCGACGACGAAACCTACACACTAGAACGGGCTATTTACAATTAA
- the sfsA gene encoding DNA/RNA nuclease SfsA, which translates to MKYPNVQLAYFIERPNRFIAHCRLMETNEEVITHVKNTGRGKEVFLPGAVVALSYQPSPKRKTDYDLIAVKKGSFWINIDSQVPNTLVNEALKNGQIVLPSLVGTIQTVKREQRFAHSKFDFLVETDADEQAFVEVKGMTLENKGIGAFPDAPTLRGLKHVTELMAATKAGYRCYVLFVVQFEEIKQATIHQEMQPAFAENLGAAIDQGVQVLAYNCHVTPATIELKSQVTFDLLQAFDDPNK; encoded by the coding sequence ATGAAGTACCCGAATGTCCAACTTGCTTATTTTATCGAACGACCCAATCGGTTTATTGCACACTGTCGTTTAATGGAAACGAATGAAGAAGTAATCACACATGTCAAAAATACTGGCAGAGGGAAAGAAGTTTTTTTACCAGGTGCTGTTGTGGCGCTTAGTTATCAACCATCGCCTAAAAGAAAAACAGATTACGATTTGATTGCAGTAAAAAAAGGTTCTTTTTGGATTAATATTGATAGCCAAGTACCGAATACATTAGTCAATGAAGCGTTAAAAAATGGTCAAATTGTGCTTCCTAGTTTAGTTGGTACGATCCAAACTGTTAAACGTGAGCAACGATTTGCACATTCAAAATTTGATTTTCTAGTGGAAACGGATGCAGACGAACAAGCTTTTGTCGAAGTGAAAGGCATGACTTTAGAAAATAAAGGCATCGGTGCTTTTCCTGACGCGCCAACACTTCGTGGCTTGAAGCATGTCACTGAACTAATGGCTGCAACTAAAGCGGGTTACCGCTGTTACGTTTTGTTTGTGGTCCAATTTGAAGAAATTAAGCAAGCAACGATTCACCAAGAGATGCAACCTGCCTTTGCTGAAAATCTGGGTGCTGCAATTGATCAAGGTGTGCAAGTCCTTGCTTACAATTGCCACGTAACACCAGCAACGATTGAACTTAAGTCACAGGTAACCTTTGATTTATTACAGGCATTTGATGATCCTAATAAATAA
- a CDS encoding Gfo/Idh/MocA family protein, with translation MIHLGVIGTNWISHQFVAAALETGAYDLTAVYSRKLATAQEFGSRYGDVEYAIDLETFFGIAHMDTVYIASPNSLHFEQAKQAILAKKNVIVEKPAFSTPDEMAEIIELANKNRVYFFEAARNIHEQSFQKIAELLPLKNQILGANFTYMKYSSRYDQVLEGKEPNIFSPHFSGGALADLGVYLVYAALGWFGVPNESHYFASKIATGVDGLGTIILRYDQFDVTLNTGKISDSFAPSEIYFENGTLILDSVNAISSAEYHDRAHEERDVLDIQVADNPMIEEARDFAAVLNNPTDKYWGTKYEEWVELARNVNKVVTDLRHSAGIIFDADK, from the coding sequence ATGATACATTTAGGCGTAATTGGTACCAATTGGATTAGTCATCAATTTGTTGCAGCAGCTTTAGAAACGGGTGCGTACGATTTAACGGCTGTTTATTCTCGGAAACTAGCAACGGCACAAGAATTTGGTTCTCGCTATGGGGATGTGGAATATGCAATTGATTTAGAGACGTTTTTTGGTATTGCACATATGGATACGGTTTATATTGCCTCACCAAATTCATTACATTTTGAACAAGCGAAACAAGCAATTTTAGCGAAAAAAAATGTAATTGTTGAAAAACCAGCTTTTTCAACACCTGATGAGATGGCAGAAATTATTGAATTAGCGAATAAAAATCGTGTGTATTTCTTTGAAGCGGCCCGTAATATTCATGAGCAAAGTTTCCAAAAAATTGCTGAATTATTGCCATTAAAAAACCAAATTTTAGGTGCGAATTTTACGTATATGAAATATTCTTCTCGCTATGATCAAGTATTAGAAGGCAAAGAGCCAAATATTTTTTCTCCTCATTTTTCTGGGGGAGCCTTAGCAGATTTAGGCGTTTATTTAGTTTATGCAGCCTTGGGCTGGTTTGGCGTACCAAACGAAAGCCATTATTTTGCTAGTAAAATTGCGACAGGTGTCGATGGCTTAGGAACAATTATTTTACGATATGATCAGTTTGACGTGACGTTAAACACTGGGAAAATTAGTGATTCTTTTGCGCCATCCGAAATTTACTTTGAAAACGGGACCTTGATTTTAGATAGTGTCAATGCTATTTCTTCGGCTGAGTACCATGATCGCGCACATGAAGAACGTGATGTCTTAGATATTCAAGTAGCCGATAATCCAATGATTGAAGAAGCCCGTGATTTTGCAGCAGTTTTAAATAACCCAACAGATAAGTATTGGGGCACCAAGTATGAAGAATGGGTTGAGCTTGCTCGAAATGTCAATAAAGTAGTCACTGATTTACGTCATAGTGCCGGCATTATTTTTGATGCTGATAAATAA
- a CDS encoding DEAD/DEAH box helicase has protein sequence MRFLEQLPEAWQEQWQASGFNEPSTIQEKSFTPLREGENVLGISPTGTGKTLAYMLPLLLTVEKGQGNQLLIIAPSQELAMQIAEVARTWAKPLQLTVQTLIGGANVSRQIDKLKKRPEVLIGTPGRILELMKNKKVKAQLLKTIVMDEVDQLFQEEELSLTKQILTHTPTEYQLVFYSATADRVVNQAQSLSQKLQVIDVTEEDTSAGQVAHYFIRLAPRKKADYLRRLAHTEAFRSMVFFNQVADLGAAEEKLVYENVPAIGLASDQSKQLRKLAIDQFKAERVKLLLTTDIAARGLDFTGVPYVVNVDVPLTEESYIHRSGRVGRMGAQGAVITFINDGTKRDYQRLMKQLAIPYQEIFLYDGALHEQPKAKDELEKKNVAKDTYSEKKSTKERKPETVNSVVKEPQETRKKKKNKKKNTKNKGARKAKK, from the coding sequence ATGAGATTTTTAGAACAACTTCCAGAGGCTTGGCAAGAACAGTGGCAAGCTTCTGGCTTTAACGAACCATCAACAATTCAAGAAAAAAGTTTTACGCCCCTTCGCGAAGGAGAAAATGTTTTAGGAATTTCGCCGACAGGAACTGGAAAAACACTTGCTTACATGCTGCCTTTACTATTAACTGTTGAAAAAGGACAGGGAAATCAATTGTTGATTATTGCTCCGTCTCAAGAATTAGCTATGCAAATTGCTGAAGTTGCTCGGACTTGGGCTAAGCCACTTCAATTAACGGTTCAAACGTTAATCGGCGGGGCAAATGTTTCACGCCAGATTGACAAGTTAAAAAAACGTCCCGAAGTGTTAATCGGAACACCAGGTCGAATTTTAGAGTTAATGAAGAATAAAAAAGTCAAAGCTCAGTTGTTAAAAACAATCGTAATGGATGAAGTTGATCAACTTTTCCAAGAGGAAGAGCTAAGTTTAACCAAGCAAATTTTGACACACACACCAACCGAATACCAACTTGTTTTTTATTCAGCGACTGCTGATCGTGTCGTGAATCAAGCGCAATCTTTAAGCCAAAAATTACAGGTGATTGATGTGACGGAAGAAGATACTTCAGCAGGCCAAGTCGCCCACTACTTTATTCGGTTAGCACCAAGAAAAAAAGCTGATTACTTACGTCGTTTGGCCCATACAGAAGCATTCAGAAGCATGGTCTTTTTCAATCAAGTTGCTGATTTAGGTGCAGCAGAAGAAAAATTAGTTTATGAGAATGTGCCAGCTATTGGTCTGGCTTCAGATCAAAGTAAACAGTTGCGTAAATTGGCGATCGATCAATTTAAAGCAGAACGAGTGAAGTTGTTATTAACCACGGATATTGCGGCACGGGGCTTAGATTTCACAGGGGTCCCTTACGTCGTAAACGTAGATGTTCCTTTAACCGAAGAGAGCTATATTCATCGTTCTGGTCGCGTTGGCCGGATGGGTGCACAAGGGGCAGTGATTACGTTTATCAACGATGGCACCAAAAGGGATTATCAACGTTTGATGAAACAATTGGCCATTCCTTATCAGGAAATCTTTTTATATGATGGTGCACTTCATGAGCAGCCAAAAGCCAAAGATGAACTAGAAAAAAAGAACGTAGCCAAAGATACGTATTCAGAAAAAAAGAGTACGAAAGAAAGAAAACCAGAAACAGTAAATTCTGTTGTCAAAGAACCACAAGAAACACGCAAAAAGAAGAAAAACAAAAAGAAAAACACGAAAAACAAAGGAGCTCGTAAAGCGAAGAAATAA
- a CDS encoding sigma 54-interacting transcriptional regulator: MKSRKEEILALLQKNETGLTAGAVAEQLMIDRSNASRYLNELFKEKKITRSTGRPVIYSVPTINEGEQVHVDESTSVSFDTLVGANDSLKVSIQQAKAAILYPPRGLHTIIFGKTGTGKSLFAECMYRFAIDSKTLDEDAPFVSFNCADYAQNPQLLFGHIFGVKKGAYTGANEDSPGLMAKADGGILFLDEIHRLPPEGQEMLFTFIDKGVYRPLGESGQTYEASVQIIGATTESSENFLTTFNRRIPMSITLPSLDARTLDERYAIISLFIQQEATRLGQQIDIEREAVLAFMLYDAEGNIGQVKRDLKLVCAKSFLYYRTHNLEHLVIRKRDLSLPVQKGLLKIKEVPERLDQFVDSKSNYLSFQPGTNKIVWSQDPARDMQVYNEIEEKVADLSEADLENVDLEELISKDMNAYFKNYVEELTQHSLHKELLPEAIWDLTNRLYDIAEERLEHTYNETARFAFALHLQSTIERVKEGHVIVHPDLNNVRKNMKKEFQVALDLSSIIEEENNIEIPFDEIGFISMFLSINVGKEERTPENNVGVFVLMHGDSTASSMLKTAQELLGTSIGTAMNMPLTMEVQTMYEQLRNQVITQKESLNNGILLLTDMGSLNSFGNMLFEETGIRTKAITMTSTMIVLEAIRMASVGRSLEDIYQNIQLSFESVVREQFRSSLQKRQNVKKAVIVTCFTGEGVAAKLYQRILPVIDETKVELIQMQFIERETFKKHIDNLMEEYEIKAIAGTVDVEYQNIPFFSVYDIFDDEKLNVLKRIASDEVAIDTIVHSLSGVITSVDSLQKLILMLQKTVHQIQTDMHIIVEPGVDAGIMIHLAFLVDALIKGEEARTFPNLAEYVKTHRLEIDVVRTNFMLIERAYRVTIPEAEVAHVTQMFLENEIKSKQ; the protein is encoded by the coding sequence ATGAAATCTCGGAAGGAAGAAATCTTAGCGTTACTTCAAAAAAATGAAACTGGCTTAACGGCAGGAGCGGTAGCAGAACAGTTAATGATTGATCGCAGTAATGCCAGCCGTTATTTAAATGAATTATTCAAAGAAAAGAAAATTACTAGAAGTACTGGACGTCCTGTTATCTATTCAGTGCCAACAATCAATGAAGGAGAACAAGTCCATGTAGATGAGTCCACCTCTGTTAGTTTTGACACATTAGTAGGTGCCAATGATTCTTTAAAAGTGAGTATTCAGCAGGCCAAGGCGGCTATTTTATATCCACCAAGAGGTTTGCATACGATTATTTTTGGGAAAACAGGAACAGGGAAATCTCTTTTTGCTGAATGTATGTACCGTTTTGCAATTGATTCAAAAACCTTAGATGAAGATGCCCCTTTTGTCTCTTTTAATTGTGCTGATTATGCACAAAACCCACAATTATTATTTGGTCATATCTTTGGCGTAAAAAAAGGCGCCTATACTGGTGCGAATGAAGATAGTCCAGGCTTAATGGCAAAAGCAGATGGCGGGATTCTCTTTTTAGATGAAATTCATCGCTTACCGCCAGAAGGTCAAGAAATGCTCTTTACGTTTATTGATAAAGGCGTGTACCGTCCATTAGGAGAAAGTGGCCAAACCTATGAAGCCTCTGTTCAAATTATTGGTGCGACAACGGAATCCTCAGAAAACTTTTTAACCACTTTTAATCGGCGGATTCCGATGTCGATTACATTACCATCTTTAGATGCACGGACGCTAGATGAGCGTTATGCCATCATTTCGTTATTTATTCAGCAAGAGGCAACACGTTTGGGCCAACAAATTGATATCGAACGCGAAGCAGTTTTGGCGTTCATGTTATACGATGCAGAAGGAAATATTGGTCAGGTGAAGCGGGACTTAAAATTAGTTTGTGCTAAGTCATTTCTTTATTATCGGACGCACAATTTAGAACATTTGGTTATCCGTAAACGGGATTTGTCGTTACCTGTCCAAAAAGGATTATTAAAAATTAAAGAAGTGCCTGAGCGCTTGGATCAATTTGTCGACAGTAAAAGTAATTATTTATCTTTCCAGCCAGGCACCAACAAAATTGTTTGGTCGCAAGATCCAGCTAGAGACATGCAAGTTTACAATGAAATCGAAGAAAAAGTCGCTGACTTGTCTGAAGCTGACTTAGAAAATGTTGATTTAGAAGAATTGATTTCTAAAGATATGAATGCGTATTTTAAAAATTATGTCGAAGAATTAACCCAACATTCTTTACATAAGGAGTTATTACCAGAAGCTATTTGGGACTTAACGAATCGTCTTTATGATATCGCAGAAGAGCGTTTGGAACACACGTACAACGAAACTGCGCGCTTTGCCTTTGCGCTTCATTTACAAAGTACGATTGAACGTGTCAAAGAAGGTCATGTGATTGTCCATCCTGATTTAAATAATGTCCGTAAAAACATGAAAAAAGAATTTCAAGTAGCCTTAGATTTATCTTCTATTATTGAAGAAGAGAACAACATAGAGATTCCTTTCGATGAAATTGGCTTTATTAGTATGTTTTTATCTATTAATGTCGGTAAAGAAGAAAGAACTCCAGAAAATAATGTTGGTGTGTTCGTCTTAATGCATGGGGATTCTACTGCCTCAAGTATGTTGAAAACCGCCCAAGAACTTTTAGGAACATCAATCGGAACAGCGATGAATATGCCGTTAACGATGGAAGTTCAAACAATGTATGAACAATTACGAAACCAAGTAATTACGCAAAAAGAATCGTTAAATAATGGGATTTTATTACTGACGGATATGGGTTCATTAAATTCGTTTGGAAATATGTTGTTTGAAGAAACAGGTATCCGAACAAAGGCGATTACAATGACGAGCACAATGATTGTCTTAGAAGCTATTCGAATGGCAAGCGTGGGACGAAGTTTAGAGGACATTTACCAAAATATTCAACTTTCTTTTGAAAGCGTTGTGAGAGAACAATTTCGCTCTAGTCTGCAAAAACGTCAAAACGTAAAAAAAGCAGTAATCGTGACGTGCTTTACAGGAGAAGGGGTCGCCGCAAAACTATACCAACGAATCTTACCAGTTATTGATGAAACAAAAGTGGAACTGATTCAAATGCAATTTATTGAACGAGAAACGTTTAAAAAGCATATCGACAACTTGATGGAAGAATATGAAATTAAGGCCATTGCGGGAACTGTGGATGTTGAATATCAAAATATTCCCTTCTTTTCCGTCTATGATATTTTTGATGATGAAAAATTAAATGTATTGAAACGGATTGCTAGTGATGAAGTGGCGATTGATACAATTGTTCATTCCCTAAGTGGCGTTATTACTTCTGTGGACTCCTTACAAAAATTAATTCTCATGTTACAAAAAACAGTTCATCAAATACAAACAGACATGCATATTATTGTTGAACCAGGGGTGGATGCCGGAATCATGATTCATTTGGCTTTTCTGGTAGATGCTTTAATTAAAGGAGAAGAAGCAAGAACTTTTCCAAACTTAGCGGAATATGTTAAAACACATCGTTTAGAAATCGATGTCGTACGCACGAATTTTATGTTAATTGAACGGGCGTATCGTGTGACGATCCCGGAAGCAGAAGTTGCGCATGTTACCCAAATGTTTTTAGAAAATGAAATTAAAAGTAAACAATAA
- a CDS encoding PTS sugar transporter subunit IIB, producing MAKKTIMLVCSAGMSTSLLVTKMQKAAEDRGMEADIFAVSASEADTNLENKEVNVLLLGPQVRFMKGQFEQKLQPKGIPLDVINMADYGMMNGEKVLDQAISLMG from the coding sequence ATGGCAAAAAAAACAATTATGTTAGTTTGTTCCGCAGGAATGAGCACAAGTTTATTAGTAACAAAAATGCAAAAAGCAGCAGAAGATCGTGGCATGGAAGCAGACATCTTTGCAGTATCGGCTTCTGAAGCAGATACAAACTTGGAAAATAAAGAGGTGAATGTTTTACTTTTAGGTCCACAAGTTCGTTTCATGAAAGGGCAATTTGAACAAAAATTACAACCAAAAGGGATTCCTTTAGATGTAATTAACATGGCAGATTATGGCATGATGAATGGCGAAAAAGTTTTAGATCAAGCAATCTCATTAATGGGATAA
- a CDS encoding PTS sugar transporter subunit IIC: MNGLMAWMEKYILPTAAKIGAQKHLVALRDAFIGTLPATMAGSVAVMINAIIRDLPQEFVSTYAASLEADKGIFAVLNVIIGINGFVWNGTLAIAGLIFAFSWGYNLAKAYNVNELAGGIVSLATLISGVAFAPNNTAELAVKVPEKIANAINGAEIGASIANNQLTVNPWGWLNLNHLNGNAFFTVMIMGALSTIIFCKLMQADLTIKMPDSVPPAVSKAFAAILPATIALYVVAIINFTVSKLSGGQLLIDLIQKYIAEPFLGLSQGLGAVLIVTVFVQIFWFFGIHGPNVLAPVLEGIWGQAQLINIDIFQKGYEGKTGTAAVLAAIDDGKAYMWVRGSFDAFAWFGGSGGTIVLIIAILLFSKRADYLTVGKLSLGPGIFNINEPIMFGLPVVLNPIMFIPFVIAPLVATTIGWVATYLGLVAPVSQQVAWVTPPLLLSFLATGADWRAPIVALVCMVVTFLIWTPFVIAANKMDPALGESEQ, from the coding sequence ATGAACGGATTAATGGCATGGATGGAAAAATATATCTTACCAACTGCCGCAAAAATTGGTGCACAGAAACATCTGGTGGCACTAAGGGATGCTTTTATTGGTACATTACCTGCGACAATGGCTGGATCAGTCGCCGTAATGATTAACGCAATTATTCGAGATCTTCCCCAAGAGTTTGTCTCAACTTATGCGGCAAGTTTGGAAGCAGACAAAGGTATTTTTGCAGTATTGAATGTCATCATTGGGATTAATGGTTTTGTTTGGAATGGTACATTGGCTATCGCTGGTTTGATTTTCGCTTTTTCTTGGGGCTATAACTTAGCGAAAGCATACAATGTGAATGAGCTAGCTGGTGGGATTGTCAGTTTAGCTACCTTAATTTCAGGTGTTGCTTTTGCACCAAATAACACAGCTGAATTAGCTGTAAAAGTACCAGAAAAGATTGCCAACGCAATTAATGGGGCAGAAATTGGTGCGTCAATTGCTAATAATCAATTGACTGTCAATCCATGGGGTTGGTTAAATCTCAACCATCTAAATGGTAACGCTTTCTTTACAGTGATGATTATGGGCGCTTTATCAACCATTATTTTTTGTAAATTAATGCAAGCGGATTTAACAATAAAAATGCCTGATTCTGTTCCGCCAGCAGTTTCAAAAGCGTTTGCGGCAATTTTACCAGCAACAATCGCGTTGTATGTCGTAGCGATTATTAACTTTACGGTGTCAAAACTTTCAGGCGGTCAATTATTAATTGACTTAATTCAAAAATATATCGCGGAACCGTTCCTTGGGTTATCACAAGGACTAGGCGCTGTGTTAATCGTAACGGTTTTTGTTCAAATTTTCTGGTTCTTTGGTATTCATGGGCCAAACGTTTTGGCACCAGTTCTTGAAGGAATTTGGGGACAAGCACAATTAATCAATATTGATATTTTCCAAAAAGGTTATGAAGGAAAAACAGGAACAGCTGCGGTTTTAGCCGCTATTGACGACGGTAAAGCCTACATGTGGGTCCGTGGTTCGTTTGATGCTTTTGCTTGGTTTGGTGGTTCAGGCGGTACAATTGTCCTAATTATTGCAATCTTGTTATTCTCCAAACGAGCAGATTATTTAACAGTCGGTAAATTATCATTAGGACCTGGAATCTTTAATATCAATGAACCGATTATGTTTGGTTTACCAGTTGTTCTTAATCCAATTATGTTTATTCCATTTGTAATTGCGCCATTAGTTGCTACTACAATTGGCTGGGTTGCAACGTATCTTGGGCTAGTCGCCCCAGTTTCTCAACAAGTCGCATGGGTGACACCGCCGTTGCTATTATCTTTCTTAGCGACAGGTGCCGACTGGCGCGCACCAATCGTAGCGTTGGTATGTATGGTAGTCACTTTCTTGATTTGGACACCGTTTGTTATCGCTGCTAACAAAATGGATCCTGCATTAGGCGAAAGTGAGCAATAG
- a CDS encoding DUF3188 domain-containing protein, whose product MKMIRNGLFLCSIGFLIVLYSLNPSSLNYDLLSLTTGIFFIGLGGYLFFKGKKVAEEEATKDEVKR is encoded by the coding sequence ATGAAAATGATTAGAAATGGATTATTTTTATGTAGTATTGGCTTCTTGATTGTTTTGTATTCGTTGAATCCCAGCTCCTTAAACTATGATTTATTAAGTCTGACAACGGGGATTTTTTTCATTGGACTTGGTGGTTACCTGTTTTTTAAAGGAAAAAAAGTTGCTGAAGAAGAGGCGACAAAGGATGAGGTGAAACGGTAA
- a CDS encoding DUF3284 domain-containing protein, whose translation MEITKTLTISADEFYTQLMNSVIFDIRKQTGKTLTRKQLRKFEYIKEYSKNSRAKIVIEEAVENKTYQFRTSTTKNDFSVRYELQPIDEKSCELRYTETMVSYGALQKLNDAVLGIFLSYFKKKQFYKMLKMMETA comes from the coding sequence ATGGAAATTACGAAAACATTAACTATTTCAGCAGATGAATTTTACACGCAATTAATGAATTCTGTTATTTTTGATATCCGTAAGCAAACAGGCAAAACTCTTACAAGAAAGCAGTTGCGTAAGTTTGAATATATCAAAGAATATAGTAAAAATAGTCGCGCGAAAATAGTTATTGAAGAAGCTGTAGAAAATAAGACCTATCAATTTCGAACATCCACAACTAAAAATGATTTCTCGGTGCGGTATGAGCTCCAGCCAATTGATGAAAAAAGCTGTGAACTGCGTTATACAGAAACAATGGTTTCTTATGGGGCGTTACAAAAACTGAATGATGCAGTATTAGGTATCTTTTTAAGTTATTTTAAAAAGAAACAGTTTTATAAAATGCTTAAAATGATGGAAACTGCTTAA
- a CDS encoding PTS sugar transporter subunit IIB gives MAKKTIMLVCSAGMSTSLLVTKMQKAAEDRGMEADIFAVSASEADTNLENKEVNVLLLGPQVRFMKGQFEQKLQPKGIPLDVINMADYGMMNGEKVLDQAISLMGSSN, from the coding sequence ATGGCAAAAAAAACAATTATGTTAGTTTGTTCCGCAGGAATGAGCACAAGTTTATTAGTAACAAAAATGCAAAAAGCAGCAGAAGATCGTGGCATGGAAGCAGACATCTTTGCAGTATCGGCTTCTGAAGCAGATACAAACTTGGAAAATAAAGAGGTAAATGTTTTATTATTAGGCCCACAAGTTCGTTTCATGAAAGGACAATTTGAACAAAAATTACAACCAAAAGGGATTCCTTTAGATGTAATTAACATGGCGGACTATGGCATGATGAATGGCGAAAAAGTTTTAGATCAAGCAATTTCATTAATGGGATCATCAAACTAG
- a CDS encoding PTS lactose/cellobiose transporter subunit IIA yields the protein MDGQQNLEAIMGLIMYGGNAKSDAMEAIAAAKSGDFELADKKIADAEESLVHAHHSQTGMLTEEAKGNNMQVTLLTVHSQDHLMTAIAFTDLAKEIIDLYRRIDNE from the coding sequence ATGGACGGACAACAGAACTTAGAAGCAATCATGGGTTTAATCATGTATGGCGGAAATGCTAAAAGCGATGCAATGGAAGCGATTGCCGCAGCAAAATCGGGGGATTTTGAATTAGCAGACAAAAAAATTGCAGATGCAGAAGAATCACTTGTACATGCACATCATTCGCAAACAGGAATGTTAACAGAAGAAGCAAAAGGCAATAACATGCAAGTAACATTGTTAACAGTGCACAGTCAAGATCATTTAATGACTGCGATTGCATTTACAGATTTAGCAAAAGAAATTATCGATCTTTATCGCCGTATTGATAACGAGTAA
- a CDS encoding PTS sugar transporter subunit IIC: MDGFVQWMEKHFMPKASVIAAQRHLVAIRDAFVVTMPLMILGALAVLINNIPIPGYEDFLNKIFPMMYNDAPIWKSFGGNIWNGTFAIFAVLVAFLVAHNLVKSYGKDGIAAGTVSVASFFAVGGLEGMGATGLFIALIIALISGELFQRLSGNPKLVIKMPDGVPPAVAKSFAALLPAMITISLFSLITSILFALGIDNIVISFYEAVQQPFMGLANSYPSALLLAFITPFLWFFGLHGANMVDPLMQTINVPAIDANIKALEAGKAIPYIVNKPFFDSFVNLGGTGATLGLLIAIFIVGRRNKPYKVITNLSLAPGLFNINEPVMFGLPIVLNPIMFIPFILVPIVLVTVAYVATATGLVPAATFMPPWVTPPIIGGFLATKSIAGGVLAAVNLLISILIYMPFVKVATDQYLKQEAAAEAAE; the protein is encoded by the coding sequence ATGGACGGATTTGTTCAATGGATGGAGAAACACTTTATGCCGAAAGCGTCAGTTATCGCAGCGCAACGGCACTTGGTAGCAATTCGTGACGCGTTTGTCGTAACGATGCCATTAATGATTTTAGGGGCTTTGGCGGTATTAATTAATAATATTCCAATTCCAGGATATGAGGACTTTTTAAACAAAATTTTCCCAATGATGTATAACGATGCACCAATTTGGAAAAGCTTTGGTGGTAACATTTGGAACGGTACATTCGCAATCTTTGCCGTTTTAGTAGCCTTTTTAGTAGCACACAATTTAGTTAAATCTTATGGAAAAGACGGCATTGCAGCCGGTACAGTTTCTGTAGCTTCATTCTTCGCAGTTGGCGGCTTAGAAGGCATGGGCGCAACTGGATTATTTATTGCTTTGATTATTGCACTTATTTCAGGAGAACTATTCCAACGTTTATCTGGCAATCCTAAATTAGTTATCAAAATGCCTGATGGTGTACCACCAGCAGTAGCAAAATCATTTGCGGCATTATTACCAGCAATGATTACAATCAGTTTATTTAGTTTAATTACATCAATTCTATTTGCTTTAGGAATTGACAATATCGTTATTTCATTCTATGAAGCAGTTCAACAACCATTTATGGGACTTGCAAACAGCTACCCATCAGCATTATTGTTAGCTTTCATTACACCATTCTTATGGTTCTTTGGTTTACATGGTGCCAACATGGTTGACCCATTAATGCAAACAATCAACGTACCAGCGATTGATGCGAACATTAAAGCTTTAGAAGCAGGTAAAGCAATTCCTTATATTGTAAACAAACCTTTCTTTGATTCATTTGTAAACTTAGGTGGAACAGGGGCAACATTAGGTCTGTTAATTGCTATCTTTATCGTTGGTCGTCGTAACAAACCATACAAAGTCATTACAAACTTAAGTTTAGCACCAGGACTATTTAATATTAATGAACCAGTCATGTTCGGTTTACCAATTGTTTTAAACCCAATCATGTTTATCCCATTCATTTTAGTCCCAATAGTTCTTGTAACTGTTGCGTATGTGGCGACAGCAACTGGTTTAGTACCAGCTGCAACCTTTATGCCACCTTGGGTAACACCACCAATTATTGGCGGATTTTTAGCAACGAAGAGTATCGCCGGCGGAGTTTTAGCAGCTGTTAACTTATTGATTTCTATTTTGATCTACATGCCTTTCGTAAAAGTAGCAACAGATCAATACTTGAAACAAGAAGCAGCCGCAGAAGCAGCTGAGTAA